In Salvelinus namaycush isolate Seneca chromosome 17, SaNama_1.0, whole genome shotgun sequence, one genomic interval encodes:
- the LOC120062500 gene encoding protein FAM199X-like, with amino-acid sequence MSEALYEKFLSPEEPFPRLLSQRGNISETGTLDVSDFGCQLSSCHRTDQLRRLHSNRWNLTSCGTSVASSECSEELFSSVSVGDQEDCYSLLDDQEFTSFDLFPEGSVCSDVSSSISTYWDWSDSEFEWQLPGSDITSGSDVFSDIIPSVPSSPCLSSKRKTKPHRNLDELPWSAMTNDEQVEYIEYLSRKVSTEMGLREQLDIIKIIDPCAQISPTDSEFIIELNCLTDEKLKQVRNYIREHSPRQRPSSTRDSWKRSGHSSASTSGVSGVSSSNASLVSSASSSTGSTGSTGNSTSNCSTANISRAHSDGNLSSAAERIRDSKKRSKQRKLQQKALRKRQLKEQRQARKERLSGLFLNEEVLSLKVTEEEDHGEDVVDVFM; translated from the exons ATGTCTGAAGCTCTTTATGAAAAGTTCCTCTCTCCAGAGGAGCCCTTTCCACGGCTGCTGTCTCAGCGAGGGAACATCAGTGAGACGGGCACATTGGATGTCAGTGACTTTGGCTGTCAGTTATCCTCTTGTCACCGGACAGACCAACTGCGCCGCTTACATAGTAACAG ATGGAACCTGACTTCTTGTGGAACCAGTGTGGCCAGCTCCGAATGCAGTGAGGAgctgttctcctctgtttctgTGGGAGACCAGGAGGACTGCTACTCCCTTTTGGATGACCAGGAGTTCACCTCCTTTGACCTGTTCCCGGAGGGCAGCGTCTGCAGCGACGTGTCTTCCTCTATCAGCACTTACTGGGACTGGTCGGACAGCGAATTTGAGTGGCAG TTGCCTGGAAGTGACATAACCAGTGGAAGTGATGTATTCTCTGACATCATACCCAGTGTTCCCAGCTCCCCATGCCTCTCCTCCAAGAGAAAGACCAAACCACATAGAAATCTGGATGAGCTCCCTTGGAGTGCTATGACCAATGATGAACAG gtggaatATATTGAATATCTAAGCAGAAAGGTCAGCACAGAGATGGGGCTACGAGAGCAGTTGGACATCATCAAGATCATTGACCCGTGTGCACAGATATCCCCCACAGACAGCGAGTTCATCATTGAGCTCAACTGCCTGACGGATGAGAAACTGAAACAG GTGAGGAACTACATCCGGGAGCACAGTCCGCGGCAGCGCCCCAGCAGCACCCGAGACAGCTGGAAGAGGAGTGGCCACAGCAGTGCTAGCACTAGTGGGGTGAGTGGGGTGAGCAGCAGTAATGCTAGCTTGGTCAGCAGTGCCAGCAGCTCCACCGGATCCACAGGCTCCACCGGCAACTCCACGTCCAACTGCAGCACAGCTAACATCAGCCGTGCCCACAGCGACGGGAACCTGTCCAGTGCAGCTGAGCGCATCCGGGACTCCAAG AAACGCTCTAAGCAGAGGAAGCTGCAGCAGAAAGCCCTGCGTAAGAGACAGCTGAAGGAACAGAGACAGGCCCGCAAGGAGAGGCTGAGTGGCCTGTTCCTCAACGAAGAGGTGCTGTCACTCAAAGTCACCGAGGAGGAGGACCATGGAGAAGATGTAGTGGACGTCTTCATGTGA